In Euphorbia lathyris chromosome 9, ddEupLath1.1, whole genome shotgun sequence, the following are encoded in one genomic region:
- the LOC136206505 gene encoding uncharacterized protein isoform X2: MSSKETPFIKKPTAPLVRKSHPNPSGRSAGELGKAHQPDTIKINFNDDELYALLPTGRDKPPQVPFPISQEGELLLMKPDLLIGCHVKCKSWPRLASETATKAWSTWENRLKPTYERKWCNLGINELIKMSQIELPVNKNLLYAALGFWSRNCNAFLFPPVPMTVTLRDVLALTGLPVVGPEIPSLVRHELPEFFKKYRTMDSVRLIEYMANHPPKRKRVDHFLFLWTLVCRYIFCTASGKVTAEYKEIAYELATGKKLALGSMLLGATYHHIAHMVSNEPFTRLGGNLWIVQLWLLAYFPQLQSSVLDTSMPIGRSLMSCRTKMTQTRKFFKFFSCLKDKPPLRFTYCFSRLPESGRIMKASTINLDETYEMWKSFLSTRFLHVGATFKPTITGTTTCFELYWPALCARQFGLIQVIPAPPLLPLEERYKASESRVHRLLNDGFHFKLSKVGKASSIVTNEFDQWWSLRLPYLQQKVEASGKVVDEEDANED; this comes from the exons ATGTCTTCCAAAG AAACCCCTTTTATCAAGAAACCAACTGCTCCACTTGTAAGAAAGTCGCACCCAAATCCTTCTGGAAGAAGTGCTGGTGAACTCGGAAAAGCACATCAACCTGACACcatcaagatcaattttaatgaTGATGAATTGTATGCTCTTTTGCCGACTGGTCGAGACAAACCTCCTCAAGTGCCTTTTCCAATATCTCAAGAGGGAGAACTTCTTTTGATGAAACCTGATCTTCTCATCGGCTGCCATGTTAAATGCAAAAGTTGGCCCCGTCTTGCTAGTGAAACTGCCACAAAAGCATGGTCTACCTGGGAGAATCGGTTGAAGCCGACGTATGAGAGAAAATGGTGCAATCTTGGAATCAATGAGTTGATCAAAATGTCCCAGATAGAGCTTCCAGTAAACAAGAATCTTTTGTATGCAGCTTTGGGTTTCTGGTCACGTAACTGTAATGCTTTTCTATTTCCACCTGTACCGATGACTGTTACCTTGAGGGATGTGCTTGCGCTAACAGGACTACCAGTGGTTGGTCCTGAGATACCTTCCTTAGTTCGACATGAGCTTCCAGAATTCTTCAAGAAGTACAGAACTATGGATTCGGTGAGGCTGATCGAATATATGGCTAATCATCCTCCAAAAAGAAAGCGGGTTGatcattttctctttttgtggACTCTTGTTTGCCGATATATTTTTTGCACTGCATCTGGCAAAGTAACTGCAGAATACAAGGAGATTGCATATGAGCTTGCAACTGGGAAAAAATTGGCTTTAGGATCCATGTTGTTGGGTGCAACTTATCATCACATTGCccacatggtctctaatgaaccTTTCACCCGCCTTGGTGGAAACCTCTGGATCGTTCAATTGTGGCTCCTTGCTTACTTTCCTCAGCTTCAAAGTTCTGTTTTAGACACATCTATGCCCATTGGTCGGTCTTTGATGAGTTGTAGAACCAAAATGACCCAGACCAGGAAGTTTTTCAAGTTTTTCTCTTGTTTGAAAGATAAGCCTCCGTTGAGGTTCACTTATTGTTTCTCTAGACTGCCAGAATCTGGAAGAATAATGAAAGCTTCTACAATCAACCTGGATGAGACATATGAAATGTGGAAGTCGTTCTTATCAACTCGTTTCCTCCATGTCGGTGCCACCTTCAAGCCAACTATCACAGGGACGACGACGTGTTTCGAGTTGTATTGGCCAGCATTGTGTGCTCGACAGTTTGGCCTTATTCAGGTCATTCCTGCTCCTCCTTTGCTCCCTTTGGAAGAACGTTACAAAGCTTCTGAATCTCGTGTACATCGGCTTCTCAATGATGGTTTTCACTTCAAATTGTCAAAAGTGGGCAAGGCCTCTTCAAttgttactaatgagtttgACCAGTGGTGGTCTTTACGCCTTCCTTACCTTCAACAAAAAGTAGAAGCATCAG GGAAGGTGGTTGATGAGGAAGATGCCAATGAAGATTGA
- the LOC136206505 gene encoding uncharacterized protein isoform X1 encodes MSSKETPFIKKPTAPLVRKSHPNPSGRSAGELGKAHQPDTIKINFNDDELYALLPTGRDKPPQVPFPISQEGELLLMKPDLLIGCHVKCKSWPRLASETATKAWSTWENRLKPTYERKWCNLGINELIKMSQIELPVNKNLLYAALGFWSRNCNAFLFPPVPMTVTLRDVLALTGLPVVGPEIPSLVRHELPEFFKKYRTMDSVRLIEYMANHPPKRKRVDHFLFLWTLVCRYIFCTASGKVTAEYKEIAYELATGKKLALGSMLLGATYHHIAHMVSNEPFTRLGGNLWIVQLWLLAYFPQLQSSVLDTSMPIGRSLMSCRTKMTQTRKFFKFFSCLKDKPPLRFTYCFSRLPESGRIMKASTINLDETYEMWKSFLSTRFLHVGATFKPTITGTTTCFELYWPALCARQFGLIQVIPAPPLLPLEERYKASESRVHRLLNDGFHFKLSKVGKASSIVTNEFDQWWSLRLPYLQQKVEASGKFLDLLLSTSSHL; translated from the exons ATGTCTTCCAAAG AAACCCCTTTTATCAAGAAACCAACTGCTCCACTTGTAAGAAAGTCGCACCCAAATCCTTCTGGAAGAAGTGCTGGTGAACTCGGAAAAGCACATCAACCTGACACcatcaagatcaattttaatgaTGATGAATTGTATGCTCTTTTGCCGACTGGTCGAGACAAACCTCCTCAAGTGCCTTTTCCAATATCTCAAGAGGGAGAACTTCTTTTGATGAAACCTGATCTTCTCATCGGCTGCCATGTTAAATGCAAAAGTTGGCCCCGTCTTGCTAGTGAAACTGCCACAAAAGCATGGTCTACCTGGGAGAATCGGTTGAAGCCGACGTATGAGAGAAAATGGTGCAATCTTGGAATCAATGAGTTGATCAAAATGTCCCAGATAGAGCTTCCAGTAAACAAGAATCTTTTGTATGCAGCTTTGGGTTTCTGGTCACGTAACTGTAATGCTTTTCTATTTCCACCTGTACCGATGACTGTTACCTTGAGGGATGTGCTTGCGCTAACAGGACTACCAGTGGTTGGTCCTGAGATACCTTCCTTAGTTCGACATGAGCTTCCAGAATTCTTCAAGAAGTACAGAACTATGGATTCGGTGAGGCTGATCGAATATATGGCTAATCATCCTCCAAAAAGAAAGCGGGTTGatcattttctctttttgtggACTCTTGTTTGCCGATATATTTTTTGCACTGCATCTGGCAAAGTAACTGCAGAATACAAGGAGATTGCATATGAGCTTGCAACTGGGAAAAAATTGGCTTTAGGATCCATGTTGTTGGGTGCAACTTATCATCACATTGCccacatggtctctaatgaaccTTTCACCCGCCTTGGTGGAAACCTCTGGATCGTTCAATTGTGGCTCCTTGCTTACTTTCCTCAGCTTCAAAGTTCTGTTTTAGACACATCTATGCCCATTGGTCGGTCTTTGATGAGTTGTAGAACCAAAATGACCCAGACCAGGAAGTTTTTCAAGTTTTTCTCTTGTTTGAAAGATAAGCCTCCGTTGAGGTTCACTTATTGTTTCTCTAGACTGCCAGAATCTGGAAGAATAATGAAAGCTTCTACAATCAACCTGGATGAGACATATGAAATGTGGAAGTCGTTCTTATCAACTCGTTTCCTCCATGTCGGTGCCACCTTCAAGCCAACTATCACAGGGACGACGACGTGTTTCGAGTTGTATTGGCCAGCATTGTGTGCTCGACAGTTTGGCCTTATTCAGGTCATTCCTGCTCCTCCTTTGCTCCCTTTGGAAGAACGTTACAAAGCTTCTGAATCTCGTGTACATCGGCTTCTCAATGATGGTTTTCACTTCAAATTGTCAAAAGTGGGCAAGGCCTCTTCAAttgttactaatgagtttgACCAGTGGTGGTCTTTACGCCTTCCTTACCTTCAACAAAAAGTAGAAGCATCAGGTAAATTTCTTGATTTACTTCTTTCTACTTCCTCTCATCTCTGA